One window from the genome of Acidobacteriota bacterium encodes:
- a CDS encoding DUF488 family protein yields MQIRTKRIYQQASDEDGRRILVDRLWPRGISKQAARIDYWAKEIAPSNQLRRWYQHDPDKWEAFRHRYFEELDDNPHGVAELRSRMEDADTVTFLYSSKEESLNNAAALREYFENLSAG; encoded by the coding sequence ATGCAGATCCGGACCAAGCGCATCTACCAGCAAGCTTCAGATGAGGACGGGCGGCGCATTCTGGTGGACCGCCTGTGGCCGCGCGGCATTTCCAAGCAGGCGGCCCGGATCGACTACTGGGCCAAGGAGATCGCTCCTTCCAACCAACTGCGGCGCTGGTATCAGCACGATCCCGACAAGTGGGAAGCATTCCGCCACCGCTATTTCGAAGAACTTGACGACAATCCGCATGGAGTCGCCGAACTCAGGTCGCGGATGGAGGATGCCGACACCGTCACCTTCCTCTATTCCTCAAAGGAAGAATCTCTCAACAACGCCGCCGCCCTTCGGGAGTACTTCGAGAATCTTTCTGCCGGCTAG
- a CDS encoding DUF6503 family protein has product MMRIEERWWVLWLFCLAAACGQQPQQGEDAAQAASERSPAEELVARSIAYHDPQGVWRKKPVRLGFTLSMAGDGSTRSGQILIDHAHDLFEAQLERGGHHIYYRVEGQDVVVKVDGHEEINPEVRRQLGLDREGGLGIRNYYTFLYELPSNLDTPGTRIHPEVRETEFAGREALEVTVRYDPEVGNDEWHLYFDPDTAALIGSRFQHGDDPSSGEYIIYSGEVHAGGLRRPKSSEWHMTSDGRLLGTDTIESVEVEER; this is encoded by the coding sequence ATGATGCGTATCGAGGAACGATGGTGGGTGTTGTGGTTGTTTTGCCTTGCCGCCGCCTGCGGGCAGCAGCCGCAGCAAGGTGAGGACGCCGCTCAGGCTGCTTCCGAGAGGAGTCCAGCTGAGGAATTGGTGGCGCGTTCTATCGCTTACCATGATCCCCAAGGCGTTTGGCGAAAGAAACCCGTGCGCCTGGGATTCACGCTCAGCATGGCCGGGGACGGGTCGACGCGCAGCGGCCAGATCCTCATCGACCACGCTCACGACCTCTTTGAAGCCCAGCTTGAACGCGGAGGCCATCATATCTACTATCGCGTCGAGGGCCAGGACGTCGTCGTCAAAGTCGACGGACACGAAGAGATCAATCCCGAGGTCCGGCGCCAGTTGGGCCTGGACCGCGAAGGCGGCCTGGGCATCCGCAACTACTACACTTTCCTCTATGAACTGCCCTCCAACCTCGACACCCCCGGCACCCGCATCCATCCCGAGGTGAGGGAGACCGAGTTCGCCGGCCGCGAAGCGCTGGAAGTCACGGTACGCTACGATCCCGAGGTAGGGAACGACGAGTGGCATCTCTACTTCGATCCCGACACGGCGGCCCTGATCGGAAGCCGCTTCCAGCACGGCGACGACCCTTCCAGCGGCGAATACATCATCTACAGCGGAGAGGTTCACGCAGGAGGCCTGCGCCGTCCCAAGTCGAGCGAATGGCACATGACCTCCGACGGCCGCCTGCTGGGTACCGACACCATTGAATCGGTGGAGGTGGAGGAGCGTTAG